A genomic window from Candidatus Kouleothrix ribensis includes:
- a CDS encoding YrdB family protein, with protein sequence MQALKYANLALSFLLELCALAALGYWGYWAASGLALKIALAIGAPLLMAAVWGLFLAPKATYPLPTAPHLVLQALVFGLATAALYATGRLALAYTFGLAVLISMALAYFWQQ encoded by the coding sequence ATGCAGGCACTAAAATACGCTAACCTGGCTCTGAGCTTCTTGCTCGAGCTGTGTGCCCTGGCGGCGCTAGGCTACTGGGGCTACTGGGCTGCCAGCGGACTCGCGCTCAAGATCGCGCTGGCGATTGGCGCGCCGCTGCTGATGGCCGCGGTGTGGGGCTTGTTTCTCGCGCCCAAAGCCACCTACCCGCTACCAACCGCGCCGCACCTTGTGCTGCAGGCGCTTGTATTTGGCCTGGCCACCGCCGCACTCTACGCTACCGGCCGCCTGGCGCTGGCTTATACGTTTGGGCTGGCCGTGCTTATCAGCATGGCGCTGGCGTACTTCTGGCAGCAGTAA